A genomic segment from Dasania marina DSM 21967 encodes:
- a CDS encoding helix-turn-helix domain-containing protein — protein sequence MASETFCPLSCWANNSNYSGYFNQGCLDRVTLSDVGGSALEVDRRKQHISQVADSYYLVKFQLHGMSKLQHMGRESILHPGDFILCNSSEPYRLSFKDNYRQTVMAIPQAQLNTLVTDVEDSVGYTMSGDSPVNGMLSQFVSSLMENYNTIPPDSFRRLEANALDLLVTSLEASKALGSKEKRSVKDDHFMRIKQFIFLHLSDSRLSPDFIADIEGISTRYLHMLFKSEGVSISRYIQYLRLEACAKKLSDPQYNRASVLEIALDQGFNDVSSFYRSFRNHFGITPKQYRVKTLNS from the coding sequence ATGGCGTCAGAGACTTTTTGCCCGCTGAGTTGTTGGGCTAACAATTCAAATTATTCTGGCTATTTCAACCAAGGGTGTTTGGATAGAGTTACATTGTCCGATGTTGGCGGTAGCGCCCTTGAGGTTGATAGAAGAAAGCAGCATATATCCCAGGTTGCAGATAGTTATTATTTGGTGAAATTTCAATTACATGGTATGTCTAAGCTTCAGCATATGGGGCGGGAATCTATTTTACATCCAGGGGACTTTATCCTTTGTAATAGCTCTGAGCCCTACAGGCTTAGCTTCAAAGATAATTATCGCCAAACTGTGATGGCCATACCTCAGGCACAATTAAATACGCTAGTAACCGATGTTGAAGACAGTGTGGGGTATACAATGTCTGGTGATAGCCCTGTTAACGGTATGTTAAGCCAGTTTGTTTCATCGTTGATGGAAAACTACAATACCATTCCACCTGATAGCTTTCGCCGCCTAGAAGCTAACGCTTTAGACCTATTGGTGACTTCGCTAGAGGCTAGTAAAGCTCTGGGCTCTAAAGAGAAGCGGTCGGTAAAGGATGATCATTTCATGCGTATTAAGCAGTTTATTTTTTTACATTTATCGGACTCGCGATTATCGCCTGATTTTATTGCAGATATTGAAGGTATCAGTACACGTTATTTACATATGTTGTTTAAGTCGGAGGGTGTTTCTATTTCACGTTACATCCAATATCTGCGTCTTGAGGCTTGTGCTAAGAAGTTATCTGATCCTCAATATAATCGTGCATCAGTATTAGAAATTGCTCTTGATCAGGGCTTTAATGATGTATCGAGTTTTTACCGATCCTTTAGAAATCACTTCGGTATCACCCCTAAGCAATACCGTGTAAAAACACTTAATAGCTAA